In a single window of the Saccharothrix australiensis genome:
- the hutH gene encoding histidine ammonia-lyase yields MQQPVQLGPAPLTREDVHAVARGDARVEITEAAREAVRTARAHIERLATAERPTYGVSTGFGALAVRHIPPDRRAALQQSLVRSHAAGAGPEVEREVVRALVLLRLKTLASGHTGVRLETAEAMAAMLNAGITPVVREFGSLGCSGDLAPLSAAALALTGEGDVRDADGVLVPAREALERAGIEPVRLAEKEGLALINGTDGMLGMLVLALRDLHVLLDVADLTAAMSVEALLGTDRVFAADLHALRPHPGQARSARRMADLLAGSGIVASHRGPDCTRVQDAYSLRCSPQVHGAARDTVAHAEAVADRELAAAVDNPVVLADGRVESNGNFHGAPIAYVLDFLAIPVADVASIAERRTDRMLDVSRSHGLPPFLADDPGVDSGHMIAQYTQAAIVSELKRLAVPASVDSIPSSAMQEDHVSMGWSAARKLRKAVDGLRTVLAIELLTAARALDLRAPLRPAPATAAAVTALRERVPGPGPDRHLAPEIAAAEDFIRSGALLDAVANHSEV; encoded by the coding sequence ATGCAACAACCCGTTCAGCTGGGTCCGGCACCTCTGACCCGCGAGGATGTCCACGCCGTCGCCCGCGGCGACGCGCGGGTGGAGATCACGGAGGCGGCGCGCGAGGCGGTCCGGACCGCCCGCGCGCACATCGAACGCCTGGCCACGGCCGAACGCCCGACCTACGGCGTGTCGACCGGGTTCGGCGCGCTGGCCGTGCGGCACATCCCGCCGGACCGCCGGGCCGCCCTCCAGCAGTCCCTCGTCCGCTCGCACGCCGCGGGCGCGGGGCCCGAGGTGGAGCGGGAGGTCGTCCGCGCCCTCGTGCTGCTCCGGCTGAAGACGCTGGCGAGCGGGCACACCGGGGTGCGCCTGGAGACCGCCGAGGCGATGGCCGCGATGCTCAACGCGGGCATCACGCCGGTCGTGCGCGAGTTCGGCTCGCTCGGCTGCTCGGGCGACCTGGCGCCGCTGTCGGCCGCCGCGCTCGCGCTGACCGGCGAGGGCGACGTCCGGGACGCCGACGGCGTCCTCGTGCCCGCGCGCGAGGCGCTGGAGCGCGCGGGCATCGAGCCCGTCCGGCTGGCCGAGAAGGAGGGCCTGGCGCTGATCAACGGCACCGACGGGATGCTCGGGATGCTGGTGCTCGCGCTGCGCGACCTGCACGTGCTGCTGGACGTGGCCGACCTGACCGCCGCGATGAGCGTGGAGGCGCTGCTGGGCACCGACCGCGTCTTCGCCGCCGACCTGCACGCCCTGCGCCCGCACCCCGGCCAGGCCCGCAGCGCACGCCGGATGGCCGACCTGCTCGCCGGCTCCGGGATCGTGGCGAGCCACCGCGGCCCCGACTGCACGCGCGTCCAGGACGCGTACTCGCTGCGCTGCTCGCCCCAGGTGCACGGCGCGGCCCGCGACACCGTCGCCCACGCCGAGGCGGTGGCCGACCGCGAACTGGCCGCCGCCGTCGACAACCCGGTGGTGCTGGCCGACGGCCGCGTCGAGTCCAACGGCAACTTCCACGGCGCGCCGATCGCCTACGTGCTGGACTTCCTCGCCATCCCGGTGGCGGACGTCGCGAGCATCGCCGAGCGCCGCACCGACCGCATGCTGGACGTCAGCCGCTCGCACGGCCTGCCGCCCTTCCTCGCCGACGACCCCGGCGTGGACTCCGGCCACATGATCGCCCAGTACACGCAGGCGGCGATCGTCAGCGAGCTGAAGCGGCTCGCGGTGCCCGCGTCCGTCGACTCCATCCCGAGCAGCGCGATGCAGGAGGACCACGTCTCGATGGGCTGGTCCGCCGCGCGCAAGCTGCGCAAGGCCGTGGACGGCCTGCGCACGGTGCTCGCCATCGAGCTCCTCACCGCCGCCCGCGCGCTGGACCTGCGCGCGCCCCTTCGACCCGCCCCCGCCACCGCGGCGGCGGTCACCGCCCTGCGCGAACGCGTGCCGGGTCCCGGCCCGGACCGCCACCTGGCCCCGGAGATCGCCGCCGCCGAAGACTTCATCCGGTCGGGTGCGCTGCTCGACGCCGTCGCGAACCACTCGGAGGTCTGA
- a CDS encoding formimidoylglutamate deiminase — translation MKSFWCERAWLPDGVASRVLVRAERGTIVDVSTVDTIPLGCERLYGMVLPGFANAHSHAFHRALRGRTHADGGTFWTWRDRMYALAEGLTPDGYLRLARAVYAEMAVAGVTAVGEFHYLHHGGNEMGEALRQAAADAGIRITLLDACYLAGGIGQPVTGVQELFSDGTAERWAARVADLPEDGNTRVGAAIHSVRAVPRSALSLVAGAFPDRPLHVHLSEQPAENEACLEAYGLTPTGLLHEAGALTPRTTAVHATHLTAADVGLLGSTSTGACFCPTTEADLADGIGPARELSDAGSPLSLGSDQHAVVDPLLEARGLEHGERLRSGRRGRFAPAELVAALTNHAALGWPAAGRIEPGAPADLVAIGLGSARTAGCAPDQVVLAATASDVTTVVSGGRVVARDGVHETLGDVGRLLEAVL, via the coding sequence ATGAAGAGCTTCTGGTGTGAACGGGCCTGGCTGCCGGACGGCGTCGCCTCCCGCGTCCTGGTGCGCGCGGAACGCGGCACGATCGTCGACGTGTCCACTGTGGACACCATTCCGCTCGGGTGCGAACGCCTGTACGGCATGGTGCTCCCGGGGTTCGCCAACGCCCACTCGCACGCGTTCCACCGGGCGCTGCGCGGCCGGACGCACGCCGACGGCGGCACGTTCTGGACGTGGCGCGACCGCATGTACGCGCTGGCGGAGGGCCTGACCCCGGACGGCTACCTGCGGCTGGCACGGGCCGTCTACGCCGAGATGGCGGTGGCCGGCGTGACGGCGGTGGGCGAGTTCCACTACCTCCACCACGGCGGCAACGAGATGGGGGAGGCGCTGCGCCAGGCCGCCGCCGACGCCGGGATCAGGATCACCCTGCTCGACGCCTGCTACCTGGCGGGCGGCATCGGGCAGCCCGTCACCGGCGTGCAGGAGCTGTTCTCCGACGGCACCGCCGAGCGGTGGGCCGCTCGGGTCGCCGACCTGCCCGAGGACGGCAACACGCGGGTCGGCGCGGCCATCCACTCGGTCCGCGCCGTGCCGCGCTCGGCGTTGTCGCTGGTGGCCGGCGCGTTCCCGGACCGGCCGCTGCACGTGCACCTGTCGGAGCAGCCGGCGGAGAACGAGGCGTGCCTGGAGGCGTACGGCCTGACGCCCACCGGGCTGCTGCACGAGGCCGGCGCGCTGACGCCGCGCACGACGGCCGTGCACGCCACCCACCTGACCGCCGCGGACGTCGGGCTGCTCGGCTCGACGTCGACCGGCGCGTGCTTCTGCCCCACCACGGAGGCGGACCTGGCCGACGGCATCGGGCCGGCGCGCGAGCTGAGCGACGCGGGCAGCCCGCTGTCGCTGGGCAGCGACCAGCACGCCGTGGTCGACCCGCTGCTGGAGGCGCGCGGCCTGGAGCACGGCGAACGCCTGCGCTCCGGCCGGCGCGGCCGGTTCGCGCCGGCGGAGCTGGTGGCGGCGCTGACCAACCACGCCGCGCTGGGCTGGCCCGCGGCGGGGCGCATCGAGCCGGGCGCGCCCGCCGACCTGGTGGCGATCGGCCTCGGCTCGGCGCGCACCGCGGGGTGCGCCCCCGACCAGGTCGTGCTGGCCGCGACGGCGTCCGACGTGACGACCGTCGTGTCCGGTGGCAGGGTCGTGGCGCGCGACGGCGTGCACGAAACCCTCGGAGACGTCGGCCGGTTGCTGGAGGCGGTCCTGTGA
- a CDS encoding DUF6104 family protein, whose protein sequence is MYFTDRGIEELEARRGEEEVSLAWLADKLRSFVDANPEFETAVERLATYLARDDEDDPED, encoded by the coding sequence ATGTACTTCACCGATCGCGGCATCGAGGAGCTGGAGGCCCGCCGGGGCGAGGAGGAAGTGAGCCTCGCCTGGCTGGCCGACAAGCTCCGCTCGTTCGTCGACGCGAACCCGGAGTTCGAGACGGCCGTCGAGCGCCTGGCCACGTACCTGGCGCGGGACGACGAGGACGATCCCGAGGACTGA
- a CDS encoding IclR family transcriptional regulator, which translates to MGSSSDVPALRRGLAVLRLLASRPGPLSAAAVARELSLPRSTTYHLLAELAAAGFATHFPEERRYGLGVAAFELGSAYLRHDPLERLARPLLRRLVDAAGHPAHLGVLHGAEALYLAREQPRQPATIVSDVGVRLPAHLTASGRAMLAHLPDAQVRAVFPGVASFVDRTGRGPRNLPALRRLLTAERRRGWAVEDGYVTAGFASVAAPVFDHGERPIAAITVTFRHVCDQECGGTWPELALETRKAADALTGRLR; encoded by the coding sequence GTGGGCTCCAGCAGCGACGTACCGGCGTTGCGCCGCGGGCTGGCGGTGCTGCGCCTGCTGGCCAGCCGCCCCGGTCCCCTGTCGGCGGCGGCGGTGGCCCGCGAGCTGTCCCTGCCCCGCTCGACGACGTACCACCTGCTGGCGGAGCTCGCCGCCGCCGGGTTCGCCACCCACTTCCCCGAGGAGCGGCGCTACGGCCTCGGCGTGGCGGCGTTCGAACTCGGCTCGGCCTACCTGCGCCACGACCCGCTGGAACGCCTGGCCAGACCCCTGCTGCGGCGGCTGGTGGACGCCGCCGGCCACCCCGCGCACCTCGGCGTGCTGCACGGCGCGGAAGCGCTCTACCTGGCGCGGGAGCAGCCCCGCCAGCCCGCGACCATCGTGTCCGACGTGGGCGTCCGACTGCCCGCGCACCTGACCGCGTCCGGTCGGGCGATGCTCGCCCACCTGCCGGACGCCCAGGTCAGGGCCGTGTTCCCCGGTGTGGCGAGCTTCGTGGACCGCACCGGGCGCGGACCGCGGAACCTGCCCGCGCTGCGGCGGCTGCTCACGGCGGAGCGGCGGCGCGGCTGGGCCGTGGAGGACGGCTACGTGACCGCCGGCTTCGCGTCGGTCGCCGCGCCGGTCTTCGACCACGGCGAACGGCCGATCGCCGCGATCACCGTCACCTTCCGGCACGTGTGCGACCAGGAGTGCGGCGGGACGTGGCCGGAACTGGCCCTGGAGACGCGGAAGGCCGCCGACGCGCTGACGGGGAGACTGCGTTGA
- the hutU gene encoding urocanate hydratase codes for MNANIRARRGTELAARSWGTEAALRMLQNNLDPEVAERPEDLVVYGGTAKAARDWDCFHAISRELTLLGDDETLLVQSGKPVGVLRTHEWAPRVLIANANLVPDWADWPEFRRLERLGLTMYGNMTAGSWIYIGTQGILQGTYETFAAVARKRFGGTLKGTLTVTAGLGGMGGAQPLAVTMNEGVALCVEVDPQRARRRVETRYLDEIADDLDDAVDRVLRAKAEGRPLSVGLIGNAAEVLPELLRRDVPVDVVTDQTSAHDPLAYLPKGVDLDDWADYAAKSPDEFTDRSRESMADHVEAMVGFQDRGAEVFDYGNSIRGEAKLGGCERAFDFPGFVPAYIRPLFCEGKGPFRWAALSGDPADIAKTDRAILELFPENEQLARWIRMVGERVEFQGLPARICWLGYGERHRAGLRFNEMVASGELSAPIVIGRDHLDCGSVASPHRETEAMADGSDAIADWPLLNALVNTASGATWVSLHHGGGVGIGRSIHAGQVTVADGTELAARKLERVLTNDPGMGVLRHVDAGYPEAARVAAEQGVHIPMAQHG; via the coding sequence ATGAACGCGAACATCCGTGCGCGGCGGGGAACCGAGCTCGCCGCCAGGAGTTGGGGGACCGAGGCAGCACTGCGGATGCTGCAGAACAACCTCGACCCGGAGGTCGCCGAGCGCCCTGAAGACCTGGTGGTCTACGGCGGCACCGCGAAGGCGGCGCGTGACTGGGACTGCTTCCACGCCATCTCCCGCGAGCTGACCCTGCTGGGCGACGACGAGACCCTGCTGGTGCAGTCGGGCAAGCCGGTCGGGGTGCTGCGCACGCACGAGTGGGCGCCGCGGGTGCTGATCGCCAACGCCAACCTGGTGCCGGACTGGGCGGACTGGCCGGAGTTCCGCAGGCTGGAGCGGCTCGGGCTGACCATGTACGGCAACATGACCGCGGGCTCCTGGATCTACATCGGCACCCAGGGCATCCTCCAGGGCACCTACGAGACGTTCGCGGCCGTGGCGCGCAAGCGGTTCGGCGGCACCCTGAAGGGCACGCTCACGGTCACCGCCGGGCTCGGCGGCATGGGCGGCGCGCAGCCGCTGGCCGTGACCATGAACGAGGGCGTCGCGCTGTGCGTCGAGGTGGACCCGCAGCGGGCGCGCCGCCGCGTGGAGACCCGGTACCTGGACGAGATCGCGGACGACCTCGACGACGCCGTCGACCGCGTGCTCCGGGCCAAGGCCGAGGGCCGCCCGCTGTCGGTGGGCCTGATCGGCAACGCCGCCGAGGTGCTGCCGGAGCTGCTGCGCCGCGACGTGCCGGTCGACGTCGTCACCGACCAGACCTCGGCGCACGACCCGCTGGCGTACCTGCCGAAGGGCGTCGACCTGGACGACTGGGCGGACTACGCGGCGAAGAGCCCCGACGAGTTCACCGACCGGTCCCGCGAGTCGATGGCCGACCACGTCGAGGCGATGGTCGGGTTCCAGGACCGCGGCGCGGAGGTGTTCGACTACGGCAACTCCATCCGCGGCGAGGCGAAGCTCGGCGGCTGCGAGCGGGCGTTCGACTTCCCCGGTTTCGTGCCCGCCTACATCCGGCCGCTGTTCTGCGAGGGCAAGGGCCCGTTCCGCTGGGCGGCGCTGTCCGGCGACCCGGCCGACATCGCCAAGACCGACCGGGCGATCCTGGAGCTGTTCCCGGAGAACGAGCAGCTCGCCCGGTGGATCCGGATGGTGGGCGAGCGGGTGGAGTTCCAGGGCCTGCCCGCCCGGATCTGCTGGCTGGGCTACGGCGAGCGGCACCGCGCGGGCCTGAGGTTCAACGAGATGGTGGCGAGCGGCGAGCTGTCCGCGCCGATCGTGATCGGCCGCGACCACCTGGACTGCGGTTCGGTCGCCTCCCCGCACCGGGAGACCGAGGCGATGGCGGACGGCTCGGACGCGATCGCGGACTGGCCGCTGCTCAACGCCCTGGTGAACACGGCGTCCGGCGCGACCTGGGTGTCCCTGCACCACGGCGGCGGCGTCGGCATCGGGCGGTCCATCCACGCCGGGCAGGTCACCGTCGCGGACGGCACCGAGCTGGCCGCGCGCAAGCTCGAGCGGGTGCTGACCAACGACCCCGGCATGGGCGTCCTGCGGCACGTCGACGCCGGGTACCCGGAGGCGGCGCGCGTGGCCGCCGAGCAGGGCGTCCACATCCCGATGGCGCAGCATGGCTGA
- a CDS encoding AAA family ATPase, whose translation MNQGQVVVLSGPPGAGKSTVARLLTDALSPSVHLHTDDFYRYIKQGWLAPYLPEAHRQNEVVIDVVAQAAFGYAAGGYQVVCDGVVGPWFLDPFRAAAVRTGLALHYVVLRPDEDTTLGRATARGADALTHPEPVRVMHRQFADLGPLEHHALDSGGQEPAETVSAVRRLLDEGACRLG comes from the coding sequence GTGAACCAAGGACAAGTCGTCGTGCTCAGCGGCCCTCCCGGCGCGGGCAAGAGCACGGTCGCCCGGCTGCTCACCGACGCGCTCTCCCCGAGCGTCCACCTGCACACGGACGACTTCTACCGGTACATCAAGCAGGGCTGGCTCGCGCCCTACCTGCCGGAAGCCCACCGCCAGAACGAGGTCGTGATCGACGTCGTGGCGCAGGCCGCGTTCGGCTACGCCGCGGGCGGCTACCAGGTGGTGTGCGACGGCGTCGTGGGGCCATGGTTCCTCGACCCGTTCCGCGCGGCGGCCGTGCGCACCGGCCTCGCCCTGCACTACGTCGTGCTGCGGCCGGACGAGGACACGACCCTCGGGCGGGCCACGGCGCGCGGCGCGGACGCCCTGACCCACCCGGAACCCGTGCGCGTGATGCACCGCCAGTTCGCCGACCTCGGCCCGTTGGAGCACCACGCCCTCGACTCGGGCGGGCAGGAACCCGCCGAGACGGTGTCGGCCGTGCGCCGGCTGCTCGACGAGGGCGCCTGCCGGCTCGGGTGA
- a CDS encoding ABC transporter substrate-binding protein, with product MKRTLAVIVAAAALVVSACGSKDDLGGSGQEAAAGEVVVGSADFTENKVLAEVYAGALKTTGAKVTVKSGIGARELVVRALQDKSLGVVPEYTGNLLNYFAKDNAETADEAVYTALKAKLPAGLEVLEKAAAEDKDVLVVTKATADSGVKSIADLGDGKYVLGAAGEWAQRWQDKVKNLYGVTFKEIKTTDAGGPVTVDALKDGSAQVVNLYTTSADIAVNDFVQLADPKNMYPAQNIVPLLRSDAVDAKGKAALNKVSQALTTENLATLVKRVDVDKETIANVAADFLKTVQL from the coding sequence ATGAAGCGCACGTTGGCCGTCATCGTCGCGGCGGCCGCCCTGGTCGTCTCCGCGTGCGGGTCGAAGGACGACCTGGGCGGGAGCGGCCAGGAGGCCGCGGCGGGCGAGGTGGTGGTCGGTTCGGCCGACTTCACCGAGAACAAGGTCCTGGCCGAGGTCTACGCCGGCGCGTTGAAGACCACCGGGGCGAAGGTGACCGTCAAGTCGGGCATCGGCGCGCGGGAGCTGGTCGTGCGGGCGTTGCAGGACAAGTCGCTCGGGGTGGTGCCGGAGTACACCGGCAACCTGCTCAACTACTTCGCCAAGGACAACGCCGAGACCGCCGACGAGGCCGTCTACACGGCCCTGAAGGCGAAGCTCCCGGCCGGTCTGGAGGTCCTGGAGAAGGCGGCGGCCGAGGACAAGGACGTGCTGGTGGTCACCAAGGCCACGGCCGACTCGGGGGTGAAGTCCATCGCCGACCTCGGCGACGGGAAGTACGTGCTGGGCGCGGCGGGCGAGTGGGCCCAGCGGTGGCAGGACAAGGTGAAGAACCTGTACGGCGTGACGTTCAAGGAGATCAAGACCACCGACGCGGGCGGCCCGGTCACCGTGGACGCCCTGAAGGACGGCTCCGCGCAGGTGGTCAACCTCTACACGACGTCGGCCGACATCGCGGTCAACGACTTCGTCCAGCTCGCCGACCCGAAGAACATGTACCCGGCGCAGAACATCGTGCCGCTGCTGCGCTCGGACGCGGTCGACGCGAAGGGCAAGGCCGCGCTGAACAAGGTCTCCCAGGCGCTGACGACGGAAAACCTGGCAACCCTCGTGAAGCGCGTGGACGTGGACAAGGAAACCATCGCCAACGTGGCAGCCGACTTCCTCAAAACCGTCCAGCTCTAG
- a CDS encoding allantoate amidohydrolase, with protein MADLADIADVGRDARRGGYSRHGFDRVELELRAWFTEEATRRGLDVHPDRNGNLWAWWGGPGPDAVVTGSHLDSVPGGGAFDGPLGVVSALQAVDVLRAKGFRPSRPLAVVVFVEEEGGRFGVACLGSRLMTGAIPPEAACALTDPDGVSFGEAAHRAGFDPLRMGRDDAALASVGRFVELHVEQGRGLTVPVGLASSILAHGRWRFTFTGEGNHAGATLIEDRRDPMLPASRLVLAARRAATGGARATVGRLVPNPGGTNVIASSVDVWLDARAADDHRTREVVALITEEARAAAAEEGCEVRVTEESYGDTVHFDRGLAAELSSVLGDVPALPTGAGHDAGILAAHVPTAMLFVRNPTGISHAPEEFAEADDCAAGVAALATTLEHLAR; from the coding sequence ATGGCTGACCTCGCGGACATCGCCGACGTCGGCCGCGACGCCCGGCGCGGCGGGTACTCCCGGCACGGGTTCGACCGGGTGGAGCTGGAGCTGCGCGCCTGGTTCACGGAGGAAGCGACCCGGCGCGGGCTCGACGTGCACCCGGACCGCAACGGCAACCTGTGGGCGTGGTGGGGTGGGCCCGGCCCGGACGCCGTGGTCACCGGCAGCCACCTGGACTCGGTGCCCGGTGGTGGCGCGTTCGACGGGCCGCTGGGCGTCGTGTCGGCGTTGCAAGCGGTGGACGTGCTGCGCGCCAAGGGCTTCCGCCCGTCCCGGCCCCTGGCGGTCGTGGTGTTCGTCGAGGAGGAGGGCGGGCGGTTCGGCGTGGCCTGCCTGGGCTCGCGGCTGATGACGGGCGCGATCCCACCGGAGGCGGCGTGCGCGCTGACCGACCCGGACGGCGTCTCGTTCGGCGAGGCGGCGCACCGTGCGGGGTTCGACCCGCTGCGGATGGGCCGGGACGACGCCGCGCTGGCGTCCGTCGGGCGGTTCGTGGAGCTGCACGTCGAGCAGGGCAGGGGCCTCACCGTGCCGGTGGGGCTGGCGAGTTCCATCCTCGCGCACGGGCGGTGGCGCTTCACGTTCACCGGCGAGGGCAACCACGCCGGCGCGACCCTGATCGAGGACCGGCGCGACCCGATGCTGCCCGCGTCCCGGCTGGTGCTGGCCGCCCGCCGGGCCGCGACCGGCGGCGCGCGGGCCACCGTGGGCCGGCTCGTGCCCAACCCCGGCGGCACCAACGTGATCGCCTCATCGGTGGACGTCTGGCTGGACGCGCGGGCGGCGGACGACCACCGCACCCGCGAGGTGGTCGCGCTGATCACCGAGGAGGCGCGGGCGGCGGCGGCCGAGGAGGGCTGCGAGGTGCGGGTCACCGAGGAGTCGTACGGCGACACCGTGCACTTCGACCGCGGCCTCGCGGCCGAGCTGTCCTCGGTCCTGGGCGACGTCCCGGCGCTGCCCACGGGCGCCGGCCACGACGCGGGCATCCTGGCGGCGCACGTGCCGACCGCGATGCTGTTCGTGCGCAACCCGACCGGGATCAGCCACGCCCCCGAGGAGTTCGCCGAAGCCGACGACTGCGCGGCGGGCGTGGCCGCGCTCGCGACGACCTTGGAGCACCTGGCCCGATGA
- the hutI gene encoding imidazolonepropionase, whose product MSTLITNIGELTTNEPGEGRRAGAALVLDGDRVVWTGPAASAPAADERFDAGGRAVLPGWVDSHTHLVFAGDRTAEFEARMAGRAYTAGGIATTVDATRAATDDELAATVRRHVAEAVAQGTTHVETKTGYGLTTADELRSARIAARYADETTFLGAHLVPPGSAADDYVALVCGEMLDAVAPHVRWADVFCERGAFDADQSRAVLEAAAARGLGLRVHGNQLGEGPGVRLAVELGAASVDHCTYLSAADVEALAGSNTVATLLPACDLSTRQSLAPARALLDAGATVALASNCNPGSSYTTSMAYCVTTAVLQMRMTVEEAVYAATRAGGIALDRDDIGHLAVGARADVHVLDAPSTTHLAYRPGVPLTHAVWRKGERVR is encoded by the coding sequence GTGAGCACCCTGATCACGAACATCGGCGAGCTGACCACCAACGAGCCCGGCGAGGGCCGCCGCGCCGGCGCGGCACTGGTGCTCGACGGCGACCGCGTGGTGTGGACGGGCCCGGCCGCGTCCGCGCCCGCCGCCGACGAGCGGTTCGACGCGGGTGGCCGCGCCGTCCTGCCCGGCTGGGTCGACAGCCACACCCACCTGGTGTTCGCGGGCGACCGGACCGCCGAGTTCGAGGCGCGCATGGCGGGCCGCGCCTACACCGCGGGAGGTATCGCGACGACCGTCGACGCCACCCGCGCCGCCACCGACGACGAACTGGCGGCCACCGTCCGCCGCCACGTCGCGGAGGCCGTCGCGCAGGGCACGACCCACGTCGAGACGAAGACCGGCTACGGCCTCACGACGGCCGACGAGCTGCGGTCGGCCCGCATCGCGGCGCGGTACGCCGACGAGACCACGTTCCTCGGCGCGCACCTCGTCCCGCCGGGTTCCGCCGCGGACGACTACGTCGCGCTGGTGTGCGGCGAGATGCTGGACGCGGTGGCGCCCCACGTCCGGTGGGCCGACGTGTTCTGCGAGCGGGGCGCGTTCGACGCGGACCAGTCCCGCGCGGTGCTGGAGGCCGCCGCCGCCAGGGGGTTGGGGCTGCGGGTGCACGGCAACCAGCTCGGCGAGGGCCCCGGCGTGCGGCTGGCGGTGGAGCTGGGCGCGGCCAGCGTCGACCACTGCACGTACCTGTCGGCGGCGGACGTCGAGGCGCTGGCCGGCTCGAACACCGTCGCGACCCTGCTGCCCGCGTGCGACCTGTCGACGCGCCAGTCCCTGGCGCCCGCGCGGGCGCTGCTGGACGCAGGCGCGACGGTCGCGCTGGCCAGCAACTGCAATCCGGGCAGCTCGTACACGACGTCGATGGCCTACTGCGTCACGACGGCGGTGCTCCAGATGCGCATGACGGTCGAGGAAGCCGTCTACGCGGCGACGCGCGCGGGCGGGATCGCCCTGGACCGCGACGACATCGGCCACCTGGCCGTGGGCGCGCGGGCGGACGTGCACGTGCTCGACGCGCCGAGCACCACCCACCTGGCGTACCGGCCCGGTGTGCCGTTGACGCACGCGGTGTGGCGCAAGGGAGAACGGGTCCGGTAG
- a CDS encoding NAD(P)/FAD-dependent oxidoreductase translates to MSSGKQVLIIGGGPAGSTAAALLAKSGIKVRLLEREVFPRYHIGESLLPSCKSLLKLSGALDKVEEHGFVIKRGSLFRWGSDEWVLDWAKLVDAQAWTWEVERDKYDEILLRNAADQGAEVVEGATVKRVVFDDDGRPTAVEWVGRDSDTVHTERFDYLIDASGRAGVLANQHFKIRQSHEVFQNIAIWGYWRGAKLLPGTPEGGFNGLSSPNGWYWHIPLTEDRFSIGFVTHKNTFAERRKGFDSLKDFYLDRIRACPPLHGLLDDATLLDGDSGDPIRAEQDFSYVAERFCGPGYLMIGDSACFLDPLLSTGVHLAQFSALLGAASVSSIFNGDLSEEESLAFFEYAYRRAYTRLLVLVSRMYERYRGADDFFWQSQRLVHEQVRYDQPVRNFTEIIAGMTDLREAETSDTRALTQLLLADADEAQVTAPQGPDREHFPGLEVSVLWNIYRDPAGVDAKMKDIQVVTEPRVGLVRQPA, encoded by the coding sequence ATGTCATCTGGGAAGCAAGTGCTCATCATCGGCGGGGGACCGGCCGGGTCAACGGCAGCGGCCCTGCTGGCCAAGTCCGGGATAAAAGTGCGGCTGCTGGAGCGGGAGGTGTTCCCGCGCTACCACATCGGGGAGTCCCTGCTGCCCTCGTGCAAGTCGCTGCTGAAGCTGTCCGGGGCCCTGGACAAGGTCGAGGAGCACGGTTTCGTCATCAAGCGCGGCTCGTTGTTCCGCTGGGGCAGCGACGAGTGGGTGCTGGACTGGGCGAAGCTCGTCGACGCCCAGGCGTGGACCTGGGAGGTCGAGCGCGACAAGTACGACGAGATCCTGTTACGGAACGCCGCCGACCAGGGTGCAGAGGTGGTCGAGGGCGCCACGGTGAAGCGGGTGGTGTTCGACGACGACGGCAGGCCGACGGCGGTCGAGTGGGTGGGTCGCGACAGCGACACCGTCCACACCGAGCGGTTCGACTACCTCATCGACGCCTCGGGCCGGGCGGGTGTGCTGGCCAACCAGCACTTCAAGATCCGGCAGTCCCACGAGGTGTTCCAGAACATCGCGATCTGGGGCTACTGGCGCGGTGCGAAGCTGCTGCCGGGCACGCCGGAGGGCGGGTTCAACGGCCTGTCCTCGCCGAACGGCTGGTACTGGCACATCCCGCTGACCGAGGACCGGTTCAGCATCGGGTTCGTCACGCACAAGAACACCTTCGCCGAGCGGCGCAAGGGCTTCGACTCGCTGAAGGACTTCTACCTCGACCGGATCCGGGCCTGCCCGCCGCTGCACGGGCTGCTCGACGACGCCACGCTGCTCGACGGGGACTCGGGCGACCCGATCCGCGCCGAGCAGGACTTCTCCTACGTCGCCGAGCGGTTCTGCGGCCCCGGCTACCTCATGATCGGGGACTCGGCCTGCTTCCTGGACCCGCTGCTGTCCACCGGGGTGCACCTGGCCCAGTTCAGCGCGCTGCTCGGGGCCGCGTCGGTGTCGTCGATCTTCAACGGCGACCTGTCCGAGGAGGAGTCGCTGGCGTTCTTCGAGTACGCCTACCGGCGGGCGTACACGCGGCTGCTGGTGCTCGTGTCCCGGATGTACGAGCGGTACCGGGGCGCGGACGACTTCTTCTGGCAGTCGCAGCGCCTGGTGCACGAGCAGGTCCGGTACGACCAGCCGGTGCGCAACTTCACCGAGATCATCGCGGGCATGACCGACCTGCGGGAGGCGGAGACCTCGGACACCCGTGCGCTGACGCAACTGCTCCTCGCGGACGCGGACGAGGCCCAGGTGACCGCTCCGCAGGGGCCGGACCGGGAGCACTTCCCCGGTCTGGAGGTCTCGGTGCTGTGGAACATCTACCGGGACCCCGCGGGCGTCGACGCGAAGATGAAGGACATCCAGGTCGTCACCGAGCCGAGGGTGGGCCTGGTCAGGCAGCCCGCCTGA